One Sagittula stellata E-37 genomic window carries:
- the tatC gene encoding twin-arginine translocase subunit TatC, whose translation MSRTEDELEDSSAPLIEHLAELRTRLIRSIIALFVGICVMFIPIDGQFLAEYVLQFLLVPIESALRALGDPSPTLQYTSPQEYLFVLFRIGMVFGFALAFPVIAYQMWRFVAPGLYRSEKNAFLPFIVASPVMFLLGASFAHFVVTPLAMAFFLGFTDAPSVFANLLSGSVDVDAAAVVPTTTEGLRITFFGKVNESLQTSLVFIMAFGLCFQLPVLLTLMGKAGLVSAQGLGSVRKYAMVAILILAAVVTPPDVVTQLILFTVVYGLYEVSIFLVARVEKRREKDLREQGLWFEDENGEEDPLMKEFDEDKKARD comes from the coding sequence ATGAGCCGCACCGAAGACGAACTTGAGGACAGCTCTGCCCCGCTGATCGAGCATCTGGCCGAACTGCGCACGCGGCTGATCCGGTCGATCATCGCGCTGTTCGTCGGTATCTGCGTGATGTTCATCCCGATCGACGGCCAATTCCTAGCGGAATACGTCCTGCAATTCCTGCTCGTGCCCATCGAAAGCGCGTTGCGCGCGCTGGGGGACCCTTCTCCGACGCTGCAATATACCAGCCCGCAGGAATACCTGTTCGTGCTGTTCCGCATCGGCATGGTCTTCGGCTTCGCGCTGGCCTTCCCGGTGATCGCCTACCAGATGTGGCGCTTCGTGGCGCCGGGGCTGTACCGGTCCGAGAAGAACGCCTTCCTGCCGTTCATCGTCGCCTCGCCGGTGATGTTCCTGCTGGGCGCGTCCTTTGCCCATTTCGTGGTGACGCCCCTGGCGATGGCCTTTTTCCTGGGCTTCACCGACGCGCCGTCGGTCTTTGCCAACCTGTTGTCCGGCTCTGTCGATGTCGACGCCGCCGCCGTTGTGCCGACGACCACCGAAGGGCTGCGGATCACCTTCTTCGGCAAGGTGAACGAAAGCCTGCAGACCAGCCTCGTGTTCATCATGGCGTTTGGCCTCTGCTTCCAGTTGCCGGTGCTTCTGACCCTGATGGGGAAGGCGGGTCTGGTGTCTGCGCAGGGTCTCGGCTCGGTCCGCAAGTACGCCATGGTGGCGATCCTGATCCTGGCGGCCGTCGTGACCCCGCCGGATGTCGTCACACAGTTGATCCTCTTCACCGTGGTCTACGGCCTTTACGAGGTCTCGATCTTCCTTGTCGCCCGCGTCGAGAAGCGGCGTGAGAAGGATCTTCGGGAACAGGGCCTTTGGTTCGAGGACGAAAACGGCGAGGAAGATCCCCTCATGAAGGAATTCGACGAGGACAAGAAGGCCCGTGACTGA
- the tatB gene encoding Sec-independent protein translocase protein TatB, which yields MFDLGFAELLVIGIVALIVVGPKDLPVLFRNVGRFMGKARGMAREFSRAMNEAADEAGVKDIQKTIRTATNPVNSAMDGVRDAAKSMTDFNPDSETGKLAKERDEARKKIEANAARAAADRKKREAEEAARKAEEMEKALAEEPKAPATDEGDKA from the coding sequence ATGTTCGATCTCGGGTTCGCCGAGCTTCTGGTCATCGGTATCGTCGCGCTGATCGTCGTCGGTCCGAAGGACCTGCCGGTGCTGTTCCGCAACGTCGGCCGGTTCATGGGCAAGGCGCGTGGCATGGCGCGCGAATTCAGCCGCGCCATGAACGAGGCCGCCGACGAAGCCGGCGTGAAGGACATCCAGAAGACGATCCGCACCGCAACGAACCCGGTGAACAGCGCCATGGACGGGGTCAGGGATGCGGCGAAGTCGATGACCGACTTCAATCCCGACAGCGAGACCGGCAAGCTTGCCAAGGAACGCGACGAGGCCCGCAAGAAGATCGAGGCCAACGCCGCCCGCGCCGCCGCCGACCGCAAGAAACGGGAAGCCGAAGAGGCCGCGCGCAAGGCCGAGGAAATGGAGAAGGCGCTGGCCGAAGAGCCCAAGGCGCCCGCGACCGACGAGGGTGACAAGGCATGA
- a CDS encoding twin-arginine translocase TatA/TatE family subunit encodes MGIGNIGLPGLLLIAVVVLVLFGRGKISSLMGEVGKGITAFKKGVSEGGQELEDQKSEEARDVTPTSTPESNQDKDKV; translated from the coding sequence ATGGGTATCGGGAACATCGGCCTGCCGGGCCTTCTGCTGATCGCGGTTGTGGTGCTGGTGCTGTTTGGCCGCGGCAAGATCTCCTCGCTGATGGGCGAGGTCGGCAAGGGCATCACCGCCTTCAAGAAGGGCGTGAGCGAAGGTGGTCAGGAACTGGAAGACCAGAAGAGCGAAGAGGCCCGCGACGTGACGCCGACCTCCACGCCGGAGTCCAACCAAGACAAGGACAAGGTGTAA
- a CDS encoding helix-turn-helix transcriptional regulator, which yields MNRKDRLYALTQRLRDGRLHTAEAMAQDLGVSVRTIYRDMETLAASGVPVEGARGYGYTVQAAITLPPLNLTEAELEALHLALAALGASPLTEQASAARSLAAKIDAVLPEDSDSRAAPFGFATDAFAEAARGFAHMPAIRAAIRARQKLRVTLNGSGHDLRPLHLDYFGRIWTCIAWSETIGDFLSFRIDRIEDLRPLPSLFVGEPGRTLADWRARQG from the coding sequence ATGAACCGCAAGGACCGCCTCTATGCCCTGACCCAGCGCCTGCGCGACGGGCGTCTGCACACCGCCGAGGCGATGGCCCAGGACCTTGGCGTTTCGGTCCGCACGATCTACCGCGACATGGAGACCCTCGCCGCCTCGGGCGTGCCGGTGGAGGGCGCGCGCGGCTATGGCTACACGGTGCAGGCGGCGATCACCCTGCCGCCGCTGAACCTGACAGAGGCAGAGCTGGAGGCGCTGCACCTGGCCCTCGCCGCCCTCGGCGCCTCTCCCCTTACGGAACAGGCCAGTGCCGCCCGTTCCCTCGCCGCCAAGATCGACGCCGTCCTACCCGAGGACAGCGACAGCCGCGCGGCGCCCTTCGGTTTCGCCACCGACGCCTTCGCCGAGGCGGCGCGCGGTTTTGCCCATATGCCCGCGATCCGCGCCGCCATCCGGGCTCGGCAGAAACTGCGGGTCACACTGAACGGCAGCGGGCACGACCTGCGCCCGCTGCATCTGGATTACTTCGGCAGGATCTGGACCTGTATCGCCTGGTCAGAAACCATCGGCGATTTCCTGAGCTTCCGCATCGACCGGATCGAGGACCTGAGGCCCCTGCCCTCGCTTTTTGTGGGGGAACCCGGCCGCACGCTCGCCGACTGGCGCGCCCGGCAGGGCTGA
- a CDS encoding fructose bisphosphate aldolase, whose amino-acid sequence MADFEKMKAQMAEGKGFIAALDQSGGSTPKALKLYGVTEDMYDGETAMFDEIHAMRTRIITAPDFTSDKVIGAILFERTMRGTIEGKPVSQVLWEDNGIVPFLKIDKGLEDEADGVQLMKPNPGLEALLKDAEGFGVFGTKERSVIHEANSDGIAAVVAQQFEVGRTVLSCGLVPILEPEVNIKSSTKAEAEAMLKDEIAKHLDTLEDGQDIMLKLSIPTEAGLYDNLADHPRVIRVVALSGGYSTDEACEKLAKQPKMIASFSRALSEGLSKQQSDEEFNAALGSNIDKIYQASI is encoded by the coding sequence ATGGCAGATTTCGAGAAAATGAAGGCGCAGATGGCCGAGGGAAAAGGCTTTATCGCAGCGCTGGACCAGTCGGGCGGCTCGACCCCGAAGGCGCTGAAACTCTATGGCGTGACCGAGGATATGTACGACGGCGAAACCGCGATGTTCGACGAGATCCACGCCATGCGCACGCGCATCATCACGGCGCCGGATTTTACCTCTGACAAGGTCATCGGCGCGATCCTGTTCGAACGCACCATGCGCGGCACCATCGAGGGCAAGCCGGTGAGTCAGGTGCTTTGGGAAGACAACGGAATCGTCCCTTTTCTGAAGATCGACAAGGGGCTCGAAGACGAAGCGGACGGCGTGCAGCTCATGAAGCCGAACCCGGGCCTGGAGGCGCTGCTGAAGGACGCCGAGGGTTTTGGCGTGTTCGGTACGAAGGAGCGTTCGGTGATCCACGAGGCAAACTCGGACGGCATCGCCGCCGTGGTGGCCCAGCAGTTCGAGGTCGGCCGCACCGTGCTCTCCTGCGGGCTGGTGCCGATCCTTGAGCCGGAGGTCAACATCAAGTCGTCCACCAAGGCCGAGGCCGAGGCCATGCTGAAGGATGAGATCGCCAAACACCTCGACACGCTTGAGGACGGCCAGGACATCATGCTGAAGCTGTCGATCCCGACCGAAGCCGGGCTGTACGACAACCTTGCCGACCATCCCCGCGTGATCCGCGTCGTGGCGTTGTCCGGTGGCTACTCCACCGACGAGGCGTGCGAAAAGCTGGCGAAACAGCCGAAGATGATCGCCTCCTTCAGCCGTGCGCTTTCAGAAGGGCTGTCGAAGCAGCAGTCCGACGAAGAGTTCAATGCGGCTCTCGGGTCGAACATCGACAAGATCTATCAGGCGTCGATCTGA
- a CDS encoding cytochrome P450: protein MTDDRVPPKPAARPDKVSLRRYVKLFRQDILSAQPAKLYRAWMAEFRTPFFRSYLVNQPELVTKVLKERPMDFPKSDRIGEGLRPLLGDSVFLTNGAQWQRQRRIIDPAFEGGRLRETYPAMWDAAEAALARLTARAGGVVEIEEQTSHAAADVIFRTLFSIPIEDETASAVFHEFRAYQRTQPILNLAAFIPVPRWMPRFFRRDTKAAARRIRGLIARLTEARAAEIAAGTAPDDLATKIMTTRDPQTGETFTASEMVDQVAIFFLAGHETSASALGWALYLMALFPEWQQRVAEEAQGLQTGDFAEIGRMRVSRDVFRETLRLYPPVPMMVRETSCPERFRGRDVPQGSQIVLSPWHLHRHERLWDRPDDFDPGRWQTENGRTCGRDAFIPFSAGPRVCTGAGFAMVEGPLLLSLLLRDLKVSRVEGRTPVPEAHLTVRARDGIWLRIDKR, encoded by the coding sequence ATGACGGATGACAGGGTGCCGCCGAAACCGGCGGCGCGGCCCGACAAGGTGTCGCTCAGGCGGTATGTGAAGCTGTTCCGGCAGGACATCCTGTCGGCCCAGCCCGCGAAGCTGTACCGCGCGTGGATGGCGGAGTTCCGGACGCCGTTCTTCCGGTCCTACCTTGTCAACCAGCCGGAGCTGGTGACGAAGGTGCTGAAGGAGCGGCCCATGGACTTTCCGAAGTCCGACCGCATCGGGGAAGGGCTGCGTCCGCTTCTGGGCGACTCGGTCTTCCTGACCAACGGCGCGCAATGGCAACGGCAGCGGCGGATCATCGACCCGGCGTTCGAGGGCGGGCGGCTGAGGGAGACCTACCCGGCGATGTGGGACGCGGCTGAGGCGGCGCTGGCGCGGCTGACCGCCCGCGCGGGCGGTGTGGTGGAAATCGAGGAGCAGACCAGCCATGCCGCCGCCGACGTGATCTTTCGCACGCTGTTCTCCATCCCCATCGAGGACGAGACAGCCTCGGCGGTGTTCCACGAATTCCGGGCGTACCAGCGCACACAGCCGATCCTGAACCTGGCCGCCTTCATCCCGGTGCCGCGCTGGATGCCGCGCTTTTTCCGGCGCGACACGAAGGCCGCGGCCCGGCGCATTCGGGGGCTGATCGCCCGTCTGACAGAGGCACGCGCGGCTGAGATCGCCGCCGGAACGGCGCCCGACGACCTGGCCACAAAGATCATGACCACGCGCGATCCGCAGACCGGCGAGACCTTCACCGCTTCGGAAATGGTCGACCAGGTGGCGATCTTCTTTCTTGCCGGGCACGAGACTTCGGCCTCTGCGCTTGGCTGGGCGCTCTACCTGATGGCGCTTTTCCCGGAGTGGCAGCAGCGCGTGGCTGAGGAGGCGCAGGGCCTGCAAACCGGCGATTTCGCCGAGATCGGTCGGATGCGCGTGTCGCGCGACGTGTTCCGCGAGACGCTGCGCCTTTACCCACCGGTGCCGATGATGGTGCGGGAGACGAGCTGCCCGGAGCGGTTCCGGGGCCGGGACGTGCCGCAGGGGTCGCAGATTGTGCTGTCGCCCTGGCACCTGCACCGGCACGAACGGCTGTGGGACCGTCCCGACGATTTCGACCCGGGCCGCTGGCAGACGGAAAACGGCCGGACCTGCGGGCGAGACGCCTTCATCCCATTTTCGGCCGGGCCGCGTGTCTGCACCGGGGCGGGGTTCGCGATGGTCGAGGGGCCGCTGCTTTTGTCGCTGCTCCTGCGCGACCTTAAGGTGTCTCGTGTCGAGGGGCGCACGCCGGTGCCGGAGGCGCACCTGACGGTGCGCGCGCGCGACGGTATCTGGCTGCGGATCGACAAGCGCTGA
- a CDS encoding cytochrome c biogenesis CcdA family protein: MFGIDLIDASLMPAMFVALLAGLVSFLSPCVLPIVPPYLAFMSGLSLNEMQEGRKRGKVALAALFFVLGLSTIFVLLGFTASWLGSFFLTNQVLLGRIAGAVVIVFGLHFLGVFRIGFLDREMRMEGGEGGSAFGAYILGLAFAFGWTPCIGPQLGAILSLAATEASVARGTVLLAVYAAGLGIPFLLAAIFLGRAVGLMNRLKRHMGLIEKVMGVLLIVVGVALLTGAFSAFSFWLLETFPGLATLG, translated from the coding sequence ATGTTCGGAATCGACCTCATCGACGCATCCCTGATGCCCGCCATGTTCGTGGCATTGCTTGCCGGGCTCGTGTCCTTTCTCAGCCCCTGCGTGCTGCCCATCGTGCCGCCCTACCTCGCCTTCATGTCCGGCCTGTCGCTGAACGAGATGCAGGAGGGCCGCAAGCGGGGCAAGGTCGCGCTGGCGGCGCTGTTCTTCGTGCTGGGGCTATCGACGATCTTCGTGCTGTTGGGGTTCACTGCGTCGTGGCTGGGGTCGTTCTTCCTGACGAACCAGGTGCTTTTGGGGCGCATCGCGGGCGCGGTGGTCATCGTCTTCGGCCTGCATTTCCTTGGGGTCTTCCGGATCGGGTTCCTCGACCGCGAAATGCGGATGGAAGGCGGCGAAGGCGGATCGGCATTCGGGGCCTACATTCTGGGGCTCGCCTTCGCCTTTGGCTGGACGCCGTGCATCGGCCCGCAACTGGGGGCGATCCTGTCGCTCGCCGCGACGGAGGCGTCGGTGGCCCGGGGCACGGTCCTGCTAGCGGTCTATGCGGCGGGGCTGGGCATTCCCTTCCTGCTGGCGGCGATCTTCCTTGGTCGCGCCGTGGGGCTGATGAACCGGTTGAAGCGTCACATGGGCCTGATCGAGAAGGTGATGGGCGTGCTCTTGATCGTGGTCGGCGTGGCTCTGCTGACGGGGGCGTTCTCCGCGTTCTCGTTCTGGCTGCTGGAGACCTTCCCCGGACTCGCGACGCTGGGCTGA
- a CDS encoding sulfurtransferase TusA family protein: protein MTQTLDATGLLCPLPVLKLRKRLQALAAGETVTLITDDPAAVIDVPHFCAESGNELISQSEDGTTMTWIVRKV, encoded by the coding sequence ATGACCCAGACACTCGACGCCACCGGACTGCTCTGCCCCCTGCCTGTCCTCAAGCTGCGCAAGCGGCTGCAGGCGCTTGCCGCGGGAGAGACCGTCACGCTGATCACCGACGATCCGGCCGCCGTGATCGACGTGCCGCACTTCTGCGCCGAATCCGGCAACGAGCTGATCAGCCAGTCAGAGGACGGAACGACCATGACTTGGATCGTGCGGAAGGTCTGA
- a CDS encoding Rne/Rng family ribonuclease, which produces MAKKMLIDATHAEETRVVVVDGNKVEEFDFESENKRQLAGNIYLAKVTRVEPSLQAAFVDYGGNRHGFLAFSEIHPDYYQIPVADRQALMEEEAALAAAEEEEDKPKKTSRSRSRKKSTKPSSRSDSKSPKEPSGMETIDLGAEDDTSENEAVAETGAPGEGLSPMETVNEAPVGEPVDSVESADTGAETTAAAEADLPEFVMAEPAPAPEQPAPEQAETVAEAQADAASETAEATVTEAQAFAAPETGNTPEEDAQAADATAETAEDTAEEPAAATEEDTSATSDDEDDTNGSQRPMAADSRDDGLVVTGEPGETSEDDDDEGSGDDPSARDESIESVADDDTHEDIRPVRKTSRARRYKIQEVIKVRQIMLVQVVKEERGNKGAALTTYLSLAGRYCVLMPNTARGGGISRKITNATDRSKLKAIANEIDVPKGAGLIIRTAGAKRTKTEIKRDYEYLQRLWEQIRELTLKSIAPAKIYEEGDLIKRSIRDLYSREIDEVLVEGERGYRVAKDFMKMIMPSHAKNVKHYTEQMPLFARYQVESYLGGMFNPVVQLKSGGYIVIGVTEALVAIDVNSGRATKEGSIEETATKTNLEAAEEVARQLRLRDLAGLIVIDFIDMDERKNNAAVEKKLKDKLKTDRARIQVGRISGFGLLEMSRQRLRPGMIEATTQPCSACHGTGLIRSDDNMALQILRQIEEEGVRRRSREVLVKCPVGIANYLMNQKREHVAIIESRYGMAVRIEGDPHLVAPDFSMEKFKTATRSVPEATAPVVSVDTSIMDAIDEATEAEEIEAEVEEAEDQSSGDDNGDDQGNEQGSDDKPKKKRRRRRRRSKSKDGDQDDNGSNDGDTGNGSDDSDSNGDTGDSAEGGDTDGNTEDGQDGGKKTSSRSRSRSRSRSRSSKPKEPVEASTGGDAAGDATDATDATEAPAEAVAVTANAPAPVEADSATETPAVVEQVAEPVAEQAPEPEKAPEPQAAEPEAASEEEKPKRARTRVKASDVIAQVVGSPVGGSAEAAVNAEPVDEPAAEAEPDAAPQPEPEAVGEDAGGDDDEPKKKKRGWWSLGR; this is translated from the coding sequence ATGGCAAAGAAAATGCTCATCGATGCCACCCACGCGGAAGAGACCCGCGTCGTGGTGGTGGACGGAAACAAGGTCGAGGAATTCGACTTTGAATCGGAAAACAAGCGTCAGCTAGCAGGTAACATCTACCTCGCGAAGGTCACGCGGGTCGAACCCTCGCTTCAGGCGGCGTTCGTCGATTACGGCGGCAATCGCCACGGCTTTCTCGCGTTCTCGGAGATCCACCCGGATTACTACCAGATCCCGGTGGCCGACCGTCAGGCTCTGATGGAGGAGGAGGCCGCGCTGGCCGCCGCCGAGGAAGAAGAGGACAAGCCGAAGAAGACGTCGCGGTCCCGGTCACGCAAGAAGTCGACGAAACCGTCGTCGCGGTCCGATTCGAAGTCGCCGAAGGAACCTTCGGGGATGGAAACCATCGACCTCGGCGCCGAGGACGACACCTCCGAAAACGAGGCGGTGGCAGAGACCGGCGCCCCGGGCGAGGGGCTGTCGCCGATGGAAACCGTGAACGAGGCGCCCGTGGGCGAGCCGGTCGATTCGGTGGAAAGCGCCGATACCGGTGCTGAGACGACCGCCGCTGCCGAAGCCGATCTTCCGGAATTCGTCATGGCCGAACCGGCCCCCGCACCTGAACAACCCGCGCCCGAACAAGCGGAGACCGTTGCAGAAGCGCAGGCAGACGCCGCGTCCGAAACCGCAGAAGCGACCGTGACCGAAGCGCAGGCTTTCGCCGCGCCCGAAACCGGTAACACCCCGGAAGAGGACGCGCAGGCGGCGGACGCCACGGCAGAGACCGCCGAGGACACGGCAGAAGAACCCGCCGCTGCGACAGAGGAAGACACCTCGGCAACGTCAGACGACGAAGACGACACCAACGGGTCGCAGCGCCCGATGGCGGCGGATTCGCGTGACGACGGGCTGGTCGTGACCGGCGAGCCGGGCGAAACCAGCGAGGATGACGATGACGAGGGCAGCGGCGACGATCCGTCGGCGCGCGACGAATCCATCGAATCCGTGGCCGACGACGACACGCACGAAGACATCCGTCCGGTGCGCAAGACGTCGCGTGCACGCCGCTACAAGATCCAGGAAGTCATCAAGGTCCGGCAGATCATGCTGGTGCAGGTGGTCAAGGAAGAGCGCGGCAACAAGGGCGCGGCGCTGACGACCTACCTGTCGCTGGCCGGTCGCTACTGCGTGCTGATGCCGAACACCGCCCGTGGCGGCGGCATTTCCCGCAAGATCACCAACGCCACCGACCGGTCGAAGCTGAAGGCCATCGCCAACGAGATCGACGTGCCCAAGGGCGCGGGCCTGATCATCCGGACGGCGGGCGCCAAGCGCACCAAGACCGAGATTAAGCGCGACTACGAATACCTCCAGCGTCTGTGGGAGCAGATCCGCGAACTGACGCTGAAATCCATCGCGCCGGCCAAGATCTACGAGGAAGGCGACCTGATAAAACGCTCGATCCGCGACCTCTATTCGCGCGAGATCGACGAGGTTCTGGTCGAGGGCGAGCGCGGCTATCGTGTCGCCAAGGACTTCATGAAGATGATCATGCCGTCCCACGCCAAGAACGTGAAGCACTACACAGAACAGATGCCGCTCTTTGCGCGCTACCAGGTCGAAAGCTACCTGGGCGGCATGTTCAACCCCGTGGTGCAGCTCAAGTCGGGCGGCTACATCGTCATCGGCGTGACCGAGGCGCTCGTTGCCATCGACGTGAACTCTGGCCGGGCGACGAAGGAAGGGTCCATCGAGGAGACCGCCACCAAGACCAACCTGGAGGCCGCCGAAGAGGTGGCGCGCCAGTTGCGTCTGCGTGACCTTGCCGGTCTGATCGTCATCGACTTCATCGACATGGACGAGCGCAAGAACAACGCTGCCGTCGAAAAGAAGCTGAAGGACAAGCTGAAGACGGATCGCGCGCGTATCCAGGTGGGCCGTATTTCGGGCTTCGGCCTGCTGGAAATGTCGCGTCAGCGTCTGCGCCCCGGCATGATCGAGGCGACGACACAGCCCTGTTCGGCGTGTCACGGAACGGGCCTGATCCGCTCGGACGACAACATGGCGCTGCAGATCCTGCGCCAGATCGAGGAAGAGGGCGTGCGTCGCCGGTCGCGTGAGGTTCTGGTGAAATGCCCGGTGGGCATCGCCAACTACCTGATGAACCAGAAGCGCGAACACGTCGCCATCATCGAATCTCGTTATGGCATGGCTGTCCGAATCGAGGGCGACCCGCATCTTGTGGCGCCCGACTTCTCGATGGAGAAGTTCAAGACCGCGACACGCTCCGTGCCCGAAGCGACCGCGCCGGTGGTCTCGGTCGACACGTCGATAATGGATGCCATCGACGAGGCGACCGAAGCCGAGGAGATCGAGGCCGAGGTCGAGGAGGCCGAGGATCAATCGTCCGGAGACGACAACGGCGACGATCAGGGCAACGAGCAGGGAAGCGACGACAAGCCGAAGAAGAAGCGCCGCCGGCGGCGTCGGCGGTCGAAGTCCAAGGACGGCGATCAGGACGACAACGGGTCGAACGATGGCGATACCGGCAACGGGTCCGACGATTCCGACAGCAACGGTGACACGGGCGATTCTGCCGAGGGTGGCGATACCGATGGCAACACCGAGGACGGTCAGGACGGCGGTAAGAAGACGTCGAGCCGCTCGCGGTCCCGCTCCCGTTCGCGCAGCCGCTCGTCCAAGCCGAAGGAACCGGTCGAAGCGTCGACCGGGGGTGACGCTGCGGGCGATGCCACCGATGCCACCGATGCCACCGAAGCGCCTGCCGAGGCTGTGGCCGTAACCGCCAACGCACCTGCGCCGGTAGAGGCGGATTCCGCGACAGAAACGCCGGCGGTTGTGGAACAGGTGGCGGAACCCGTCGCCGAACAGGCACCGGAACCCGAAAAAGCGCCAGAGCCGCAGGCAGCGGAGCCAGAGGCCGCCTCCGAGGAGGAGAAGCCGAAACGCGCCCGCACACGGGTCAAGGCATCCGACGTGATCGCGCAGGTCGTGGGGTCGCCGGTCGGTGGCTCGGCAGAGGCCGCGGTCAATGCCGAACCGGTAGATGAGCCCGCTGCTGAGGCGGAACCGGACGCCGCCCCGCAGCCGGAACCGGAAGCGGTTGGCGAGGATGCGGGCGGCGACGACGACGAGCCCAAGAAGAAGAAACGCGGGTGGTGGTCGCTGGGCCGCTGA
- a CDS encoding anhydro-N-acetylmuramic acid kinase codes for MMRTGPVKALGAMSGTSLDGVDAAVVVTDGVTILEFGDSAYRPYSEAEQAVLRAALGKWPGADLAAASEIVLGAHREVLSRFEGIDVVGFHGQTLAHEPRGRGTHQLGDGAALADALGVPVVWDFRSADVALGGEGAPLAPFFHWACAKWIGADKPLCFLNLGGVGNLTWVDPAAAKPEAPGALLAFDTGPANAPLNDLMTQRRGLAYDEGGALAQQGRVEEGALELFLDEGFFRRMPPKSLDRDDFSVMLDLVRELGDADAAATMTGMAATAVMVGMEHCPSPPDRVLVTGGGRKNPVMMEMLRAGLDCPVAPVEDVGLDGDMLEAQAFAWLAVRVARGLPTSAPGTTGVATPVGGGQLSRPERRSESVA; via the coding sequence ATGATGAGAACCGGACCGGTCAAAGCGTTGGGGGCGATGTCGGGAACGTCTCTGGACGGCGTCGATGCGGCCGTCGTGGTGACCGACGGGGTGACGATCCTCGAATTCGGCGACAGCGCCTATCGCCCCTATTCCGAGGCAGAGCAGGCGGTCCTGCGCGCGGCTCTGGGCAAGTGGCCCGGGGCGGATCTGGCGGCGGCGTCTGAGATCGTGCTTGGCGCGCACCGTGAGGTTCTGTCGCGGTTCGAGGGGATCGACGTGGTGGGCTTCCACGGCCAGACTCTGGCGCATGAGCCGCGCGGACGGGGCACGCATCAGTTGGGCGACGGCGCGGCGCTTGCCGATGCCCTGGGTGTGCCGGTGGTCTGGGACTTCCGGTCCGCCGATGTGGCGCTGGGGGGCGAGGGCGCGCCGCTGGCGCCGTTCTTCCACTGGGCCTGCGCCAAGTGGATCGGGGCGGACAAACCCTTGTGTTTCCTCAACCTTGGCGGCGTGGGCAACCTGACGTGGGTCGATCCCGCTGCCGCAAAGCCCGAGGCGCCCGGCGCGCTGTTGGCGTTCGACACCGGGCCGGCCAATGCGCCGCTGAACGACCTGATGACGCAACGGCGCGGGCTGGCCTACGACGAAGGCGGCGCGCTGGCGCAGCAGGGCCGGGTGGAAGAGGGCGCGCTGGAGCTATTTCTCGATGAAGGTTTCTTCCGAAGAATGCCTCCGAAATCGTTGGATCGGGACGATTTTTCCGTGATGCTGGATCTGGTTCGGGAACTCGGCGACGCCGATGCCGCCGCGACGATGACCGGCATGGCGGCGACCGCGGTGATGGTCGGGATGGAGCATTGTCCTTCGCCGCCGGACAGGGTTCTGGTGACGGGGGGCGGCCGCAAGAACCCGGTGATGATGGAGATGCTGCGCGCCGGGCTGGATTGTCCGGTGGCGCCGGTAGAGGACGTGGGCCTCGACGGCGACATGCTGGAGGCGCAGGCCTTCGCATGGCTGGCAGTGCGGGTGGCGCGCGGCCTCCCGACCTCGGCGCCCGGCACGACCGGGGTGGCGACGCCCGTGGGCGGTGGCCAACTCTCGCGCCCCGAGAGACGTTCCGAAAGCGTGGCCTGA